CGATCCCGCGGCTGCGGTGGGCGACAATTATTTTGCCGGGAAAACGGATGAATTCATCGAACCCGTCGTGATTATGGGCGCCCAAGGCCCTACGGCCGTAATCAAAGATGGGGACGCGGTCGTCATTTATAATTTCCGGGCGGATCGCGCCAGGCAAATCGCCCGCGCCCTGACCGATCCGGGTTTTCAGGAATTCGACCGGGGGCGGCGGCCCGACGTTCATTTGGCCTGCATGACTCTTTACGACGCGACGCTGGGCGCGCCCGTGGCTTTTCCGCCGGAATCAGCCAATGGGGGCGAGCGGCCTGCGAATTTGCCTGAGATTTTAGAGGAGAAAGGAATCCCTCAGTTGCGTATTGCTGAGACGGAAAAATACGCCCACGTCACTTATTTCCTTTCCGGCGGCAAAGAAGCGCCGCTGCCCCATGAGGAGCGCATCATGATTCCTTCGCCTAAAGTCGCCACCTACGATCAGACGCCGGAGATGTCCGCCCGCGCTATTACGGATAAATTGATCGAAGCATTGCCCAGGTTCCCTGTCGCCGTCTGTAATTTTGCCAACGCGGATATGGTCGGGCATACCGGCGTGTTCGACGCCGCGGTCAAAGCCTGTAGTTTCGTGGACCAATGCCTGGGCCGCATTATCAACAAAATGGAAGAATTAGGCGGCGCCGTCATCATTACCGCCGATCATGGGAATTCCGAGCGCATGAAAGACGAGCAGGGTGCGCCCCATACCGCTCATACGATGAGCGTGGTGCCTTTTATTTTATGGACCAAGCCGAATCAAAATCTCAAGCTTCGTCAAGACAAAGACGCGGGATTGCGCGATATCGCTCCGACCATCCTTGAGTTGCTCGGCTTGCCTCAGCCTCCGGGCATGGACGGCCGCTCGTTGATTCTTCGTTAGAAAACTAAAGACCTAATTTTTATTAGGCCCCTGGACCCTAGTAAGAAAATACGCTTGGGCGCACACTTGGGGCGTATGCGTCGATCGTGGTTTCTGGCAATAGCCGCAGCTCTCTTGCCGGTTTTTGGGCGGGCCGATGTATCCACGGATCAGATTACAAGAAACATCGAGTCCATCGTCGAGCGGCAGCAGCCGAGCGGCGCGCGCTGGCGCTTGGCGCTTCCCAAACCTCCTCCCGATTTATTATCGCCGGAGCATCAATGGAAGGATTCTTATGGTTTGGTTCGATACGGCAGCCAGCCCCGGGTTTCCGGGCACCCCGGCCCTAATGTTTATGTCCTTTCTTCGAGTTTTGACCGCAGTCCTGAGATCGGCCGTATTCGTCTCGTGGCCGTGGATCAGACCTCCATCCATGAAGGGCGAAGGATTCTCGGCGACGGCACCGAAGTTTTCCGGCGCATCAGCATGGATTTGAGAACCGGCCGGGACGGCGCTCGCCTCATCCTCAGCGACCGGAGACTCAAAACAGCCGGTTCGGTTTTGATCGAGCCGCAGGGCGCCGTCGGCTTACGCGTGGAAGATTATCGCATGGTCATGCGCCGGGCGGCGGGCGTCTTTGAAGCCGGGCGTCCGGGGGGGCCTCTGGTTCCGGTCAGCGTTTCGGATAAAGTCGTTGATTTTTTTTCAAGCAATCCTTCCCGAACAATCGAGACCATGGCTTACCGTTCGCGAGGAGCGGGCACGAGCGGACGGGCGTTGGCGCCGGCGGCCGGCGTCCTGCTATCCATTGATCTTGAGGCGGCTTTGGGCAGACCCGCCGCAGCCGCAGCTCGCGTCGCTTTGCGCCAACTCGCCCGCTAATACTCTTACCTACTTCTACAGCCGCATTTTTCCCCGTCATTCCGGCGAAGGCCGGAATCCAGACATTCTTCGGATTCGCCATCACTGGACACCGGCTTTCGCCGGTGTGACGAAAGGGAAAGTGCGGCTGTAGAACTACCGTGAATTTGGAATAATATGTTTTATTATTGCCGTTTTGACCGGGCGGTTAGCTCAGTTGGTTAGAGTACCTCGTTGACATCGAGGGGGTCAGAGGTTCGAGTCCTCTACCGCCCACCAGCTTCATCATCGATCGCGCGGCGCGGTAGCCAAGTGGCTAAGGCGGCGGTCTGCAAAACCGCTATTCGCCGGTTCGATTCCGGCCCGCGCCTCCATTGGGATCCTTACCAAAGCTGCTGGAATCTAAAGGCGCCTTGCCCTTGGTGGCTGCTTCTGTAGCCTCCGTATCTATGCACGAAGACGGCTGTGATGACCTGCCCTGATCTGGGGCTGTACACGATGGCGATATGGGTGGGTTTCTGCATCCTCGAGGTTTCAGGGTTTCTGATCATGGGCAGTTCGCTTAACGGGATGCCGAGCTCGCCTAAAGATTTATAAATAACTCTGGTTCCGTCGGCTTGGATTTGTCCGTTCCTGGTCGTTTGAATGATGCTTAAGAGATGTTCCGGACTGAGGGCATTGCCGATTTCAGGATGCCCCGTGCCTAAACCCCTGCCGTAGGAACTGCCTAGAAGAATGTGGCTCCATGTTTGATGATCCATTCGAATCGAGCGGCTGACGCCGGGGACGGCAACTTCAGCGTTCCATTGTTGTTCCACAAATCCCCAGCCGGGCCCGCCCGCATTGATTCTGGAGGCGAATTCCAGCCGCCGGGATTCTTCGACGGGCGTCAGCGTTCTGGGCGTTCTCGGCGCAATGGTGACGGTCGGAGTGGGCAAAGCACCGATGAGAGGCGATGAATGATCCGGGGGAACTTGGGCAAGTTCGGTGGAATTCGTAGGTTCCCCGGGCTCGATTTGAAGGCCGCCGGAGCGCAGCGAGCGGGCGAATCCTTCCAACGGCATGAACAGACGCCGGTTATTCCAATTGGAGTCGATGATGGAGACATAGCTTTGCCCGCCATGTTCGAAAACGCCTTCAACGACAACGGCATGGAGGCTGTTTTGGCCTTCGATCACGGCCAGCATGGGTTTGCCGGTGCGTTCAATCGTTTCAAAAAATTCGTCGATCGCAGCCACTCTGGCCCGGCCGAAGGAGCGGGCAAGTTCCATAACTTCGCCATGGGAAAGACCTTGAACGATTTGTCCATCCGATCCGAATCGATGCGGAAAAAGCTCTCTCGCCCGGTTCATGACCTGATTGAGCCCGCTTTGATTGAGTTCCACAACGCCCATAGCTGCAAGCAGGTTATGCGTAGCGTGAATGGCGCAGGCCGGACCTTCCTGTGGCAACGTTCCGTCGATGCGAGCCAGGTTCGCGGCGCTGTTTCTTGCGGCTAAAAGTTCCGCGTCTCCGCCAAGATCAGTCGCTTCTATGATCCTGGCCGTCTGCTGTCCCGGAGGTTCGCCAGCTAAGCGGCCTTCCAACCGGGCGTCTCTTGTGTCGGCCAGAATCCGGTCGGCGGAATTGCCTCCGGCGCGCGGCCGGACCGCGCCTTTTCCTTGACCCAAGGAAGAGACGGAAGGAATAATAGCCGAGGCCGGCACTTCGACCAGGGGCTCCATGACGATGATGCCGTCTGAGATGAGCGACGAGGAGAATTGGGGAAGAGTATAGACAAGGGGCGTATTGCGGTGAGAGTCGGTGACGACCACATGAGGCTCCGGCGTGCGCGTTCCATCGGGCGCGACCGTCTCGATATAAACCACGCCGCGCACCACGACCGCGTGGGACTCGCCGTCTCCGGTGCGGAGAATCGCAAGCCCGGCGGGACGGTCAATGCCGGTCTGCGCCCTGGCTTCCTGCATTTGAAAGAAATCCGAGATCGCATAAGCCTTGAAGTCAACGGGATCGCCGGTTCCCGTGGATAAACCTTGAAGGTGGGCCAAAACTTGCATTAATTGATTTTCATAAAGCCCATCGTTGGGATCGAATCCGTAGCGCTCCGCGATATTCATAATTTG
This genomic window from Elusimicrobiota bacterium contains:
- a CDS encoding 2,3-bisphosphoglycerate-independent phosphoglycerate mutase codes for the protein MNTTLLVILDGWGWRPDIKDNAIAHAPKPVYDRLWSSYPHTFLHASGQWVGLPEGQIGSSEVGHTIIGAGRNVLQLSTAITAAVRSGRFFSNPVLCNAAAHVLKTGGTLHVMGLTSDGGVHSYWEHLMAVLRLAKERGLGRDQLAIHAILDGRDVGPKTGKGYIEKLKKELETLGIGRIATVMGRYWIMDRDKRWERVAKGYRAVVLGEGVKARDPAAAVGDNYFAGKTDEFIEPVVIMGAQGPTAVIKDGDAVVIYNFRADRARQIARALTDPGFQEFDRGRRPDVHLACMTLYDATLGAPVAFPPESANGGERPANLPEILEEKGIPQLRIAETEKYAHVTYFLSGGKEAPLPHEERIMIPSPKVATYDQTPEMSARAITDKLIEALPRFPVAVCNFANADMVGHTGVFDAAVKACSFVDQCLGRIINKMEELGGAVIITADHGNSERMKDEQGAPHTAHTMSVVPFILWTKPNQNLKLRQDKDAGLRDIAPTILELLGLPQPPGMDGRSLILR